Proteins co-encoded in one Marinobacter gudaonensis genomic window:
- a CDS encoding dihydroorotase, producing MSSANAPGPSLKITGGRLFDGLGSEQDNAAILIRDGHIAALGDEALRATADETVRADDWVIAPGFVDLCCNLREPGNGQKGNIASETRAAAHGGFTTVCASPETSPVNDSSAVTHLIRDGAASRSPIRVLPVGAITRGLEGDLLSDMAGLAAAGCVAVGNGSRGVRNARILRRCMAYAQTFGLTVMFSPENQALAADGYAHDGLVTSRLGLLGIPEVAETAAVMEMLLLAEETGVRLHLSQLSCGRSVEMLAEARRRGIAVTADVAMHQLVFTEEALASFDSRFHVRPPLRSEADRKALIAGVRDGIIDAIVSQHQPHDTAAKQAPMAATEPGLSGIESVLSLGLELVEMNELSLADLMRALTSGPASVIGRSARVAPGEPADLCLFDPEAFWAPGPRTLVSAGRHAPVTDRELPGVVRLTLAGGRKAWEHPET from the coding sequence ATGAGCAGTGCCAACGCACCGGGACCCAGCCTGAAGATTACCGGCGGTCGACTGTTTGATGGCCTGGGGAGCGAGCAGGACAACGCCGCGATCCTGATTCGCGATGGTCACATTGCCGCCCTGGGCGATGAGGCCCTCCGGGCGACGGCGGACGAGACCGTTCGGGCCGATGACTGGGTGATTGCGCCGGGCTTTGTCGATCTGTGTTGTAACCTTCGCGAACCGGGCAACGGCCAGAAGGGCAACATTGCCTCGGAAACGCGGGCGGCGGCCCACGGCGGGTTCACCACGGTGTGCGCGTCGCCGGAAACCTCGCCGGTAAACGATTCCAGTGCGGTCACCCATCTGATCCGTGACGGCGCCGCCAGCCGGTCTCCGATCCGGGTGCTGCCGGTGGGGGCCATCACCCGCGGCCTGGAGGGCGACCTGCTCAGTGACATGGCGGGCCTGGCGGCCGCGGGCTGCGTGGCGGTGGGCAATGGCTCCCGCGGGGTGCGGAATGCCCGCATTCTGCGTCGGTGCATGGCCTACGCACAGACTTTTGGTCTGACCGTGATGTTCAGCCCCGAAAATCAGGCGCTGGCAGCCGACGGCTATGCCCATGACGGTCTGGTGACGTCTCGTCTAGGACTGCTCGGCATCCCGGAGGTGGCGGAAACGGCTGCCGTGATGGAAATGCTGCTGCTGGCGGAGGAAACCGGTGTCCGCCTGCACCTTAGCCAGCTGTCCTGTGGCCGTAGCGTGGAGATGCTGGCGGAGGCCCGTCGTCGCGGTATTGCTGTGACCGCTGATGTGGCCATGCACCAGCTGGTGTTTACCGAAGAGGCCCTGGCCAGTTTTGACAGCCGGTTTCACGTGCGTCCGCCGCTGCGCAGCGAAGCCGATCGAAAAGCGCTGATCGCCGGCGTTCGTGACGGCATCATTGATGCCATCGTCAGCCAGCACCAGCCGCACGACACCGCCGCCAAGCAGGCGCCCATGGCGGCGACGGAACCGGGCCTGTCCGGCATTGAAAGTGTGCTGTCGCTGGGCCTGGAGCTGGTGGAAATGAACGAGCTGTCGCTGGCCGATCTGATGCGTGCCCTCACGAGCGGCCCGGCATCGGTGATCGGTCGTTCTGCCAGGGTTGCTCCGGGCGAACCGGCCGACCTGTGCCTGTTTGATCCGGAGGCCTTCTGGGCGCCCGGGCCCCGGACTCTGGTCTCCGCCGGTCGCCACGCGCCGGTGACGGATCGGGAGTTGCCGGGCGTGGTGCGCCTGACTCTGGCCGGCGGGCGCAAAGCCTGGGAACATCCGGAAACCTGA
- a CDS encoding putative solute-binding protein: protein MKSIKHPRRFALAVALCAGVFMPLAGHAQAQNEPLERSFCVFDPVGANGPLFAITKTFQPVALNHGIKLDLRAYTDEKVAAEDFKAGQCDAVLLTGTRAREFNKFTGSLEAMGAVPGEEEMRLLYNTLSQPKARPFLIDGPYEVAGVFPGGAIYLHTRDRSIDSVEKLQGKRIATLDYDQASVRMVRHVGASVVGSNSANFAGKFNNGSVDLAYAPAVAYTPLELYKGVEPNGAVVKYALGYMNFQVIIHRDRFPDSAGQMVRDESIKRIDEAYEIIAQAEAEIPENVWMYLPQEDTAEYDKMLRKVRLSLLEDGVYDERAIKLMKAIRCRVDATRSECASVAGT from the coding sequence GTGAAATCAATCAAACATCCCCGGCGCTTCGCGCTGGCGGTAGCCCTGTGTGCCGGCGTGTTCATGCCTCTGGCGGGCCACGCCCAGGCGCAGAATGAGCCCCTTGAGCGCAGCTTCTGCGTATTCGACCCGGTGGGCGCCAACGGCCCCCTTTTCGCCATCACCAAGACCTTTCAGCCCGTTGCCCTGAACCACGGCATCAAGCTGGACCTGCGCGCCTACACCGATGAGAAGGTGGCGGCGGAGGACTTCAAGGCAGGCCAGTGCGACGCGGTGTTGCTGACCGGTACCCGGGCCCGGGAGTTCAACAAGTTCACCGGCAGCCTCGAGGCCATGGGGGCAGTGCCAGGCGAGGAGGAAATGCGCCTGTTGTACAACACTCTAAGCCAGCCCAAGGCCCGGCCCTTCCTGATCGACGGTCCTTATGAGGTGGCGGGCGTGTTCCCCGGTGGCGCCATCTATCTGCATACCCGCGACCGGAGCATCGACTCGGTGGAAAAACTGCAGGGTAAACGGATTGCCACCCTCGACTACGACCAGGCATCGGTACGCATGGTGCGGCATGTGGGCGCTTCCGTGGTTGGTTCCAACTCGGCCAACTTCGCCGGCAAGTTCAACAATGGCAGTGTCGATCTGGCCTATGCGCCGGCCGTGGCCTATACGCCGCTGGAGCTCTACAAGGGCGTTGAACCCAACGGAGCCGTGGTCAAATACGCCCTCGGCTATATGAATTTCCAGGTGATCATCCATCGTGACCGGTTCCCGGATTCCGCCGGACAGATGGTGCGCGACGAGTCCATCAAGCGCATTGACGAGGCTTACGAAATTATTGCCCAGGCGGAAGCCGAGATTCCGGAAAATGTCTGGATGTACCTGCCGCAGGAGGATACCGCGGAGTACGACAAGATGCTGCGCAAGGTGCGGCTGTCGTTGCTGGAAGACGGCGTCTACGACGAGCGCGCCATCAAGCTGATGAAGGCGATTCGCTGTCGGGTCGACGCCACCCGGTCCGAGTGTGCCTCGGTGGCCGGAACCTGA
- a CDS encoding chemotaxis protein CheW gives MSAQAAPFAVLTDIAERSRSMAAGLPEQQEAVELWNGIGFILAGQRYVAPMGEVTEILHVPRFTHIPGVRPFLLGAANVRGRLLPLVDLASFFDIPRSSRSQRERRVLVVEQGDIFSGLVVDSVLGMQYFATDSFKDSPDGVPENVRPFVSGGYERNEEVWKVFSAVDLLDDERFLDVAQW, from the coding sequence ATGTCCGCCCAGGCCGCCCCTTTTGCCGTTCTGACGGATATCGCCGAGCGCAGCCGGTCCATGGCCGCCGGCCTGCCGGAGCAACAGGAAGCCGTTGAGCTCTGGAACGGCATTGGTTTCATTCTCGCCGGCCAGCGCTACGTCGCTCCCATGGGCGAAGTTACTGAAATCCTCCACGTGCCCCGCTTTACCCACATTCCCGGGGTACGCCCGTTTCTGCTCGGAGCGGCCAATGTTCGCGGCCGCCTCCTGCCTCTGGTCGACCTTGCCAGCTTCTTCGACATCCCCCGTTCCTCCCGCAGCCAGCGGGAGCGGCGCGTGCTCGTTGTTGAACAGGGCGACATTTTCAGCGGGCTGGTCGTGGACAGCGTTCTGGGCATGCAGTACTTCGCAACTGACAGTTTCAAGGATTCGCCTGACGGCGTTCCTGAAAACGTTCGACCGTTTGTCTCAGGCGGTTACGAACGCAATGAGGAAGTCTGGAAAGTGTTCTCGGCCGTCGACCTGCTCGACGACGAACGCTTCCTGGACGTTGCCCAGTGGTAA
- a CDS encoding methyl-accepting chemotaxis protein, with the protein MKNRAGRLSMGQGGNKLVAGLIAALIALTILLVVVLFIINRDSQNDQEYIAQTAELRVLSQAIAKNATEAAGGTAEAFNQLRRSRDEFQQLWTNITEGNPETGLPPSEMAQESGVQATWNTVRENADSILSTQDAVLGLHEVARTLNETIPQLQVEYDDIVQILLDNNAPAEQIALAQRQSLLAERIVRSVNNVLSGDEDAVIAADRFGRDANLFGRVLDGQLNGNPAMGISRVDDEDAIYGLEAVDELFQFVSQNVDAILEASPDLFKVRTAASDIFQNSEILLSELSDLAENFRNQSGSRVVSPTLAFIILAAMVAIVVFIGLALYREAQARLATTQEQNEQNQNAILRLLDELADLADGDLTTEATVTEDFTGAIADSINYAIDQMRGLVQAIRGTAVRVASAAQETQATAMHLADASEHQAQEIAGASAAVNEMAVSIDQVSSNAAESSAVAERSVAIAKKGAEVVQNTIRGMDNIREQIQETSKRIKRLGESSQEIGDIVSLINDIADQTNILSLNAAIQASMAGDAGRGFAVVADEVQRLAERSSAATKQIEALVKTIQSDTNEAVISMEHTTAEVVRGARLAQDAGIALEEIENVSMSLAELIQNISNAARQQSSSAAHISNTMNVIQEITSQTSSGTNATAKSIGNLAEMASELRSSVAGFTLPEEDAADQEEEEDSDVPVVG; encoded by the coding sequence ATGAAGAACAGAGCCGGAAGACTCAGTATGGGACAGGGAGGCAACAAACTGGTTGCCGGCCTGATCGCCGCACTGATCGCACTCACCATCCTGCTCGTTGTGGTGCTGTTTATTATCAACCGGGACAGCCAGAACGATCAGGAATACATCGCCCAGACCGCGGAACTGCGGGTACTCTCGCAGGCCATTGCGAAGAACGCCACGGAAGCGGCCGGCGGCACCGCCGAGGCCTTCAACCAGCTGCGGCGATCCCGGGACGAATTCCAGCAGCTCTGGACCAACATCACCGAAGGTAACCCGGAAACCGGCCTGCCCCCCAGTGAAATGGCCCAGGAAAGCGGCGTACAGGCCACCTGGAACACGGTGCGGGAGAACGCCGACAGCATCCTCTCCACGCAGGATGCCGTACTTGGCCTGCACGAGGTCGCCCGGACTCTCAACGAAACCATTCCCCAGCTGCAGGTTGAGTACGACGACATCGTACAGATCCTGCTCGACAACAACGCGCCGGCCGAGCAGATTGCCCTGGCCCAGCGCCAGTCACTGCTGGCAGAACGGATTGTGCGCTCGGTTAACAACGTACTCTCCGGTGACGAAGACGCCGTTATCGCCGCCGACCGTTTCGGCCGCGACGCCAACCTCTTCGGCCGCGTACTCGACGGCCAGCTCAATGGCAACCCGGCCATGGGTATTTCTCGGGTTGACGACGAAGACGCCATCTACGGCCTGGAAGCCGTTGATGAGCTGTTCCAGTTCGTTTCCCAGAACGTAGACGCAATTCTTGAAGCCTCTCCCGACCTCTTCAAGGTGCGTACCGCTGCCAGTGATATCTTCCAGAACTCCGAGATCCTGCTCTCCGAACTGTCTGACCTGGCGGAAAACTTCCGGAACCAGTCCGGCTCCCGCGTGGTCAGCCCGACGCTCGCCTTCATCATCCTGGCTGCGATGGTGGCCATCGTTGTGTTCATCGGTCTGGCCCTGTATCGCGAAGCCCAGGCCCGCCTGGCCACGACCCAGGAGCAGAACGAGCAGAACCAGAACGCGATCCTGCGACTGCTGGACGAACTGGCCGACCTGGCGGACGGTGACCTGACCACCGAGGCCACGGTTACCGAGGACTTCACCGGCGCCATCGCCGACTCCATCAACTACGCGATCGACCAGATGCGCGGGCTGGTACAGGCGATCCGGGGTACGGCGGTACGGGTTGCTTCTGCGGCCCAGGAAACCCAGGCCACGGCCATGCACCTGGCCGATGCCTCCGAGCACCAGGCCCAGGAAATTGCCGGCGCCTCTGCCGCGGTGAACGAGATGGCGGTTTCCATCGACCAGGTATCCTCCAACGCCGCCGAATCCTCCGCGGTTGCGGAGCGCTCGGTTGCGATCGCGAAGAAAGGCGCGGAAGTGGTACAGAACACCATCCGTGGCATGGACAACATCCGTGAGCAGATCCAGGAAACGTCCAAGCGGATCAAGCGACTGGGTGAATCGTCCCAGGAAATCGGTGACATCGTATCCCTGATCAATGACATCGCCGACCAGACCAACATCCTGTCCCTGAACGCCGCGATCCAGGCCTCCATGGCCGGTGACGCGGGCCGGGGCTTCGCGGTGGTTGCGGACGAAGTTCAGCGACTGGCGGAACGTTCCTCTGCGGCAACCAAGCAGATTGAAGCGCTGGTTAAGACGATCCAGTCAGACACCAACGAAGCCGTTATCTCCATGGAACACACCACCGCCGAGGTGGTCCGTGGTGCCCGTCTGGCCCAGGACGCGGGTATCGCGCTCGAGGAAATCGAGAACGTATCCATGTCTCTGGCAGAACTGATCCAGAACATCTCCAACGCCGCGCGCCAGCAGTCTTCTTCTGCCGCGCACATTTCCAACACCATGAACGTTATCCAGGAAATCACCTCCCAGACCTCCTCCGGTACCAACGCGACAGCGAAGTCTATCGGTAACCTGGCAGAAATGGCGTCCGAGCTGCGGTCTTCCGTTGCCGGCTTCACCCTGCCAGAAGAGGACGCGGCGGATCAGGAAGAAGAGGAAGACAGCGACGTTCCGGTGGTGGGCTGA
- the pyrR gene encoding bifunctional pyr operon transcriptional regulator/uracil phosphoribosyltransferase PyrR, with translation MTALLDINQLLDEMEAGLRQVLEHRGIEAPVLIGIRTGGVWLADVLSKRLGIEESFGELDISFYRDDFSRIGLNPRVKPSSLPFDTEDRDIILIDDVIMSGRTIRAAMNEIFDYGRPASIILATLIDLGARELPIQPDVAGRVLALESHQRVKLRGPDPLRIELQEAGR, from the coding sequence ATGACCGCATTGCTCGACATCAACCAGTTGCTGGATGAAATGGAAGCCGGCCTGCGCCAGGTGCTCGAACACCGAGGCATTGAGGCGCCGGTGCTGATCGGCATTCGCACTGGCGGCGTCTGGTTGGCGGATGTGCTCAGCAAGCGCTTGGGCATTGAGGAATCCTTCGGGGAACTGGACATCTCCTTTTACCGGGACGATTTCAGCCGCATCGGACTCAACCCCCGGGTCAAACCCTCCAGCCTGCCGTTCGATACCGAAGACCGGGACATCATCCTGATCGACGACGTCATCATGAGTGGCCGCACCATCCGCGCGGCCATGAATGAGATCTTCGATTATGGCCGCCCAGCCAGTATCATACTGGCCACATTGATTGATCTTGGCGCCCGGGAACTGCCCATTCAGCCCGACGTGGCCGGCCGTGTCCTGGCCCTGGAATCCCACCAGCGGGTCAAGCTCCGGGGCCCCGACCCGCTCCGGATCGAGCTTCAGGAAGCCGGGCGGTAA
- the pilG gene encoding twitching motility response regulator PilG, with protein MDDNFENLKIMVIDDSKTIRRTAETLLKKVGCEVITATDGFDALAKIADSQPDIIFVDIMMPRLDGYQTCALIKNNSSFKKTPVIMLSSKDGLFDKAKGRIVGSDQYLTKPFSKDELLNTIRQYVPQAEQ; from the coding sequence ATGGATGACAACTTCGAGAACTTGAAGATCATGGTGATCGACGACAGTAAAACCATCCGTCGCACCGCAGAAACCCTGTTGAAAAAGGTCGGCTGCGAGGTGATCACCGCAACCGACGGCTTTGACGCTCTCGCCAAGATCGCCGATTCCCAGCCGGACATCATTTTTGTTGATATCATGATGCCTCGCCTGGACGGCTACCAGACCTGCGCACTTATCAAGAACAACTCCTCCTTCAAGAAGACGCCGGTTATCATGCTCTCCAGCAAGGACGGGCTGTTCGACAAGGCCAAAGGCCGGATCGTAGGCTCGGACCAGTACCTGACCAAACCGTTCAGCAAGGATGAACTGCTCAACACCATCCGCCAGTACGTTCCACAGGCGGAACAGTAA
- the gshB gene encoding glutathione synthase, with protein sequence MTVRLGIVMDPIEDIHFKKDSSLAMLLAAQNRGWEIEYMELPDLYLDGGKAMAHTRDLTVHMDPDNWFSYGPARDRALGDLDVILMRKDPPVDREFLMATYILEAAEQQGALVVNPAATLRDCNEKLFATQFEDLTPPLLVSRSATRFREFYAKHGDVIMKPVDGMGGHSIFRIRENDFNLGVIIETLTNYGTHQAMAQKYIPEITDGDKRILLIDGEPVPYALARIPSHGENRGNLAAGGRGEGRELTARDREICARVAPVIKEKGLIFVGLDVIGDYLTEINVTSPTCIRELDAAFGIDIGGMLMDAIARRLGQA encoded by the coding sequence ATGACCGTCAGACTCGGGATCGTGATGGATCCGATTGAAGACATTCACTTCAAGAAAGACAGTTCACTGGCCATGTTGTTGGCCGCCCAGAACCGGGGCTGGGAAATTGAGTACATGGAGCTGCCCGACCTGTACCTCGACGGCGGCAAAGCCATGGCCCACACCCGGGACCTGACCGTACACATGGATCCGGACAACTGGTTCAGCTATGGGCCCGCCCGGGATCGGGCGCTGGGGGACCTGGACGTGATCCTCATGCGCAAGGATCCGCCGGTGGACCGCGAGTTCCTGATGGCCACCTATATACTGGAAGCCGCCGAGCAGCAGGGGGCGCTGGTGGTCAATCCGGCGGCCACGCTGCGGGACTGTAACGAGAAACTGTTTGCCACCCAGTTCGAGGATCTGACCCCGCCGCTGCTGGTCAGCCGTTCCGCCACCCGGTTCCGGGAGTTCTACGCCAAGCACGGCGATGTCATCATGAAGCCGGTGGACGGCATGGGTGGGCATTCGATCTTCCGTATCCGGGAAAATGACTTCAATCTGGGGGTCATTATTGAAACCCTGACCAACTATGGCACCCATCAGGCCATGGCCCAGAAATACATTCCCGAAATCACCGACGGCGACAAGCGCATACTGTTGATCGACGGTGAGCCGGTGCCCTATGCCCTGGCCCGGATTCCGTCCCACGGAGAAAACCGGGGCAATCTGGCCGCCGGTGGTCGCGGCGAGGGCCGTGAGTTGACCGCCCGGGACCGTGAAATCTGTGCCCGTGTGGCGCCGGTGATCAAGGAAAAGGGACTGATCTTTGTGGGTCTGGACGTGATCGGTGATTACCTGACCGAAATCAACGTGACCAGCCCGACCTGCATCCGGGAACTTGATGCCGCCTTCGGGATCGATATTGGCGGCATGCTGATGGATGCCATCGCCCGGCGTCTCGGCCAGGCTTGA
- the ruvX gene encoding Holliday junction resolvase RuvX encodes MPEAASRRVMAFDFGTRRIGVAVGQELLATGQPVALIPARDGIPDWHQIEALLTEWQPDLVVVGLPLNMDDSENEMCARARKFGKRLHGRFHVPVEMVDERLTSFEAKGDVMAAGGSRDFGRHGVDDRAAVLILETWFGLQSNPPGH; translated from the coding sequence ATGCCTGAAGCGGCCAGCCGTCGGGTGATGGCGTTTGATTTTGGCACCCGCCGTATCGGTGTGGCAGTCGGCCAGGAGCTGCTGGCAACCGGCCAGCCGGTAGCACTGATTCCCGCACGTGACGGAATTCCGGATTGGCACCAGATCGAGGCCCTGTTGACCGAGTGGCAGCCGGATCTGGTGGTGGTGGGGCTGCCCCTGAACATGGACGATTCCGAGAACGAGATGTGCGCCCGGGCCCGCAAGTTTGGCAAGCGTCTGCACGGGCGTTTTCACGTGCCGGTGGAGATGGTGGATGAGCGACTCACCAGCTTCGAAGCCAAGGGCGATGTGATGGCCGCTGGCGGCAGTCGGGATTTTGGCCGCCACGGCGTGGATGATCGGGCCGCGGTACTGATACTGGAAACCTGGTTTGGCCTGCAGTCAAACCCGCCCGGCCACTGA
- a CDS encoding aspartate carbamoyltransferase catalytic subunit: MTAQDSSPHHLQLTRDGQLRHFLTLDGLDRSLLTDILDTADSFIEVGERSIKKVPLLRGRTVVNLFFESSTRTRSTFELAAKRLSADVLNLDISTSATSKGESLSDTLLNLEAMASDMFVVRHSQSGAPHFIAESVTPGVAIINAGDGRHAHPTQAMLDMLTIRQRKGSFEGLKVAIVGDVLHSRVARSQIRALNELGAEEVRVIAPGTLLPKDVESLGCRVDYDMKRGMRDLDVVIMLRLQKERMEGALLPSEREFYRLYGLNQEKLELAHPECIVMHPGPINRGVEIESAVADGPQSVILNQVTNGIAIRMAVMSMAMGGQVAERQQKLSEGASS; encoded by the coding sequence ATGACCGCACAAGACTCCTCCCCGCACCACTTGCAGCTGACCCGGGATGGCCAGTTGCGGCATTTTTTGACCCTGGACGGGCTTGATCGCAGCCTGCTCACCGACATCCTGGACACTGCGGATTCGTTCATCGAGGTGGGCGAGCGTTCCATCAAGAAGGTACCGCTGCTGAGGGGGCGGACGGTGGTGAACCTGTTCTTCGAATCCAGCACCCGCACCCGAAGCACCTTCGAGCTGGCCGCCAAGCGCCTGTCGGCCGACGTGCTCAACCTGGACATCAGCACCTCGGCCACCTCCAAGGGCGAATCCCTGTCCGATACCCTGCTCAACCTTGAAGCCATGGCCAGCGACATGTTCGTGGTTCGGCACTCCCAGAGCGGCGCGCCGCATTTTATCGCCGAGAGCGTGACCCCCGGCGTGGCCATCATCAACGCCGGCGATGGACGCCATGCCCACCCAACCCAGGCCATGCTCGACATGCTCACCATCCGCCAGCGCAAAGGGAGTTTCGAGGGGCTGAAAGTGGCGATTGTGGGCGATGTCCTGCACTCGCGGGTGGCCCGCTCCCAGATTCGAGCTCTCAACGAGCTGGGCGCCGAAGAGGTGCGGGTGATTGCGCCCGGCACGCTGTTGCCCAAAGACGTGGAGAGCCTTGGCTGCCGGGTCGACTACGACATGAAGCGCGGCATGCGGGATCTGGACGTGGTGATCATGCTGCGCCTGCAAAAGGAGCGCATGGAGGGGGCCCTGTTGCCCAGCGAGCGTGAGTTCTACCGGCTGTATGGCCTGAACCAGGAAAAGCTGGAGTTGGCTCACCCCGAGTGCATTGTCATGCACCCGGGGCCCATTAATCGCGGGGTAGAAATCGAATCCGCCGTGGCAGATGGCCCCCAGTCGGTCATCCTGAATCAGGTGACCAACGGCATCGCCATCCGGATGGCGGTGATGTCCATGGCCATGGGCGGCCAGGTGGCCGAACGCCAGCAGAAACTGAGTGAGGGGGCCTCGTCATGA
- a CDS encoding energy transducer TonB: MAVQVSDFDRLSFTLFMALAVHAMVVLGITFAPEEPRSSAQTMEITLSQFDDQEAPEKADFLAQTSQQGSGTEEEVQEMTTPQPAEISQPEVAQVQPEPPSTTRPQPKEERPVVQTESPSSQKIQKPQEQTTPEEEPLPVREKKSLMERSLEIASLEARFDAQQRAYARKPRVMRVTAASTLKSTNAWYVQNWVSKVTRVGNINYPTEARRAGIYGTLRMLVSLKKDGTIKEVAILQSSGSTVLDDAAIRIVRMAAPFAPFPEEMRQEVDELEIIRTWSFQRRGLTSG, encoded by the coding sequence ATGGCAGTTCAGGTAAGCGACTTCGACCGGCTCTCCTTTACCCTCTTCATGGCACTGGCCGTGCACGCCATGGTGGTGCTGGGCATTACCTTTGCCCCGGAGGAGCCGCGCTCCTCGGCCCAGACCATGGAAATTACCCTGTCGCAGTTTGACGACCAGGAAGCGCCGGAAAAAGCGGACTTCCTGGCCCAGACCAGCCAGCAGGGCAGTGGTACCGAAGAAGAGGTCCAGGAAATGACCACGCCTCAGCCGGCGGAGATCAGCCAGCCAGAGGTGGCGCAGGTGCAGCCGGAGCCTCCGTCGACAACCCGGCCGCAGCCGAAGGAAGAGCGGCCCGTGGTCCAGACCGAGAGCCCTTCCAGCCAGAAGATTCAGAAACCGCAGGAGCAGACGACACCCGAGGAAGAGCCGCTGCCGGTGCGGGAGAAAAAGAGCCTGATGGAGCGCAGCCTGGAGATCGCCAGCCTGGAGGCCCGGTTTGATGCCCAGCAGAGGGCCTACGCCCGCAAGCCGCGGGTGATGCGTGTGACCGCGGCGTCCACTCTGAAATCCACCAACGCCTGGTACGTTCAAAACTGGGTGAGCAAGGTGACCCGGGTGGGTAACATCAACTACCCGACCGAGGCGCGTCGGGCAGGTATCTATGGCACACTGCGTATGCTGGTGTCGTTGAAGAAGGACGGCACCATCAAGGAAGTGGCCATTCTGCAGTCCTCTGGCAGCACGGTGCTGGATGATGCCGCCATCCGGATTGTGAGAATGGCAGCGCCTTTTGCCCCGTTCCCCGAGGAGATGCGGCAGGAGGTGGACGAACTCGAGATCATACGAACCTGGTCTTTCCAGCGTCGGGGGCTGACATCCGGATGA
- a CDS encoding YqgE/AlgH family protein — MTASKHSPHSLRHHFLVASPYLADPRFHGGVIYLCEHSEEGALGLMINHPLDIHLGEILEQLDLPGDELDIPVFSGGPVQPERGFVLHTPGTNWQNTARVTDEVLLTTSRDVLAGIGRGEGPAEYLVALGYSGWSEGQLEEELGSNAWLTCPANTDILFRTRWEDRYEAVLKLIGIDLNQLSESVGHA, encoded by the coding sequence ATGACAGCATCGAAACATTCTCCCCACAGCCTGCGCCATCACTTTCTGGTGGCGTCGCCCTATCTTGCCGACCCAAGATTCCATGGTGGCGTGATCTACCTGTGCGAGCATTCCGAAGAGGGTGCCCTGGGGCTGATGATCAACCATCCACTGGACATTCATCTCGGCGAAATCCTCGAGCAGCTCGATCTGCCCGGGGATGAGCTCGATATCCCTGTTTTCAGTGGCGGACCGGTCCAGCCGGAACGGGGATTTGTGCTGCACACGCCAGGCACCAACTGGCAAAACACCGCCCGGGTGACTGACGAGGTATTGCTGACCACCTCCCGGGACGTGCTGGCCGGCATCGGTCGTGGGGAAGGACCCGCGGAATACCTGGTGGCCCTGGGCTATTCCGGCTGGAGCGAGGGGCAACTGGAGGAAGAGCTCGGCAGCAATGCCTGGCTGACTTGCCCCGCCAACACCGATATCCTGTTTCGCACCCGCTGGGAAGATCGCTACGAGGCAGTCCTGAAATTGATAGGCATTGATCTCAACCAGCTCAGTGAATCCGTAGGCCATGCCTGA
- the pilH gene encoding twitching motility response regulator PilH, producing MARILIVDDSPTEVKKISTILEKHQHEVLTADNGADGVAKARAETPDLVLMDVVMPGLNGFQATRQLTRAPETASIPVVIVTTKDQETDRVWGTRQGAKGYLVKPVNEDDLIKTINSLIA from the coding sequence ATGGCCCGCATTCTGATTGTTGATGACTCCCCTACCGAGGTTAAGAAGATCTCCACGATCCTGGAGAAACACCAGCACGAGGTGCTGACCGCCGACAACGGCGCAGACGGTGTTGCCAAGGCCCGTGCAGAAACACCCGACCTGGTTCTGATGGACGTGGTCATGCCCGGCCTGAACGGCTTCCAGGCAACCCGCCAGCTGACCCGCGCACCGGAAACCGCCTCCATTCCCGTGGTCATTGTTACCACCAAGGATCAGGAGACAGACCGGGTATGGGGTACCCGCCAGGGCGCCAAGGGTTACCTGGTCAAGCCGGTTAACGAAGACGACCTGATCAAAACAATCAACAGCCTGATTGCCTGA